From the Porites lutea chromosome 5, jaPorLute2.1, whole genome shotgun sequence genome, the window CCCCCCCCAGAGGGGTTTTGATCAATGTCAATCAAAGTTAATTGCATGTCactaacctttttttcttttaaaaaaaaattaaatacttaAAAACACATTATGCTATTTCTACATATAATGTTTACTTATATCATTATATAtacttacttttcttttctctaagATGATGGTTGAGACTACTGCAAATCAGGAGTCAATAGAATAGATCCCACTATGGCTTTTCCAACCGTAACATGGACCAGTTAGCAAAAAATCCGTCGAAACCGCTGGAAATAACGTCTTAAAATTCAGTACAGTTGCCGATTTAGAGAGTTATTTGTTGAAAGATAATTAACGAAGATAAAGCTCCGCAGAGTCGAAAAATTTTACAGACGGCACCATATGAAAACCAACGTTTCAAAACTTCTCGACTTTTCGAAGCTATATCTTGGTCCACTTCAAACGAATTACTTTCAAACTCGGTCTGTTTACTAATCTTAAAGCGCTTTTACCAGCGGTTTCGCAGGATATTTGCCAACTGACATCCTTAATAATATTATCGACAATCGATCAAGAGCTGTAGGGCGAGATAGAGATTGGTGGTGCTGTGCAGGACTGTGCAGTCACATTCCCGCCAACATGTATCAGGcttggtaggtacttcatataagATTGCGTTTTATCCGTGGGCGCAGTAGTTGAAgatgaacaaaaaaacaaaatggcggcttTAAGTAGCTATGACGCATCGTATAGCGGTCTTTTAGGCCTCGCAGAGACGTTTAGAACATCTAATCCGCCTAAGATTAAGCAATGCATACAGTGCCTCCAGTCTGTGTTTCACTTTCAACCATCTGCTGCTATCCAAGCTCGTACTCATCTCCAACTTGGAAGGCTTCTTCAAAGATACACGAAGAACACCGACATGGCTCGTTCACATTTAGAGAAAGCTGTGAGTTTGAATTCGAAATTTGGGCTAGATTCTTTCCCCGTTAATGCTGTCTATGCGGTATTAagcttgtttattttgtttgacaGGTTGTACTAGCTCAGTCTGTATCCTTTCTAAAATCTAAAACTGTACGTGTCGTAATAGCGCTAGCTACATGTAGCTTAATGTAGTGAATCGATTTTGATGGACAATATTACTTCAGTAGTTTCCAAGATGAAGCCATCCAATCATAGATGTGACCGAACTGCGTGTTAGCGTTTGGCTTTTTAATGAGTGTGTCATTGGCAGTCACTGTTTTTCTTTAGTGTACAGTGTAGTAGCTGTTACGTTTTTGGGGCGTCAGTTGTGGAAGATCTTGTATGTTTCAAGCAGCCAGTCTTCACTAAATGCGTAACCTCGCTAGGTTGatcctcaatttcctttgtcttctaacaaaaatcaccaaaaattATTGATCGCTTCGTCTTCAATTATTTTGCCGTTGATAACGCATGtcaaacagcagataacaagcacacagacagcataatttttctttcttttcttctggcGAGTAAAACCGACAAGGCGTTGGGAGGTGATACTTTTCAGAACCAGTCAGTAATACTCATCTGCTGACAGGCCTTTTCCTTCATACACTTCTTTAACTGCCCTTTTCTAGTCTCCTTTTaagctgaaattgatgccttCTAACGATGAATTCCCATAGAGAAATCTCATCACACTTCACTAACGACATATTCTTAGTTACTCAAATGGCGTGATAAGTCGAAGAttgacatttaattaattctgacCAATCACTATTTTCATGCTCAGAATCTGAGcgtgaaaaatggagaaaacgaTGGCATCCTTGCAGGCGTTCCTTTCCATTCTCCCTCGCgtgcccaaattcccccttcccctccccttttaacgcctgccatgTAGGCTAGATCAGACAAATCCCAGTTAGTATTTTCTAGCTTGTGTCTAAATTCATTGACTCTTTTCTCTCTGGCATCTCGGATAGTAAGGCTGTCGCTGTCTTTATGCAAGTAATTGCCAAAACAATATTGCAAAGATCAGTAGGCAATCTGAGTTATAACTTATGATCAAACCACTTTTCGTGGATACAGTTGTATTGTTCTTAAAAATGTTGTCTATAAGTGTCCCTGAATGTGCTGTAATTCTTGTTGGTTTTGTAATCATTGGCAGGTCGATTCAATGAACTGAGCAGTGACTGAGTGGGATTCATGTTTCAGTAAATCCAAATTAAAATCACCAGTTATATAAGAATGCTGTATTGCCTTTGGTAACACCTGAGatgattttgttaattctctGTGAATTCCCTAGTGTGTTCTGAAGGAGGTCGAGGGCGATAAAAAACTCCGATTATCAATCATATTTTTATGTTGTGAAATGCAATTTCAATGAAAAGAGACTCAATGATATTTCCATTAGAAACATTAAACTCTGTCAAGATTTTGTTATGAGAAATCTTGTCAATAAAGAGCCTGACCCCTCTGCCAATTCTACTCTATTTCTAACAAAATGGAACTGTCAAAACTAAAGTCATTCACTTTACTTTCTTTAACCCATGTCTCAGTTATGGCAAGAACTGAAAACTTATGATTTATATTAGCCTGTAAGTGGGAAAGGGCATCTTGGTTTTTAACTAGCTGGGCTGTGGACATTTAAGTGTGTTGCCTCCATGATTATACTAATCTAAGAAACTGAGAATCAAAGTGGTTAAAAAATTGtcacctgaatttaattttaacctgcatgtaaatgttgtggttaattttttatcccacgtaatttttatttttcctttgtttcaacttcattagcagacattaccatacacaaaagaaaaagaaaaattgcctgAGATAGAAAattaaccacaacatatacatatacataacTGCAACCAAATTAATTTTGTCCCAATGGTGTCTATTTTGTAGAAGCAAAACTTATTTTTTAGTGTACAGTTAAAACTTGTTATTAGATTTGACTTAGTTGTGAATCAGCTTGGAACTGGATTTGAGGAAGTTCATCTGGAAGCAATGTGCATTTTAACAGATGTTTACAAAGAACAGGTGATCAAAATTTGCTCAAAAAATATctatttttctcatttctttatTTCCATAATCtaccagtgattttgttacctatGCATCCTAAAAATCTCCAAAGACGCAAAATGTTATTCAAACAAAATGTTATTGCAAAGATTGATCGatctgaacatgtgtatttgtagaaattttcccctttgtgtaatttttatggctgttattatggctgttgtttaatgatgcatatttcttttagcctttgttgtactttaaaatagaaggactatagTTTCATTtcagattttaaaactgtcttgTTGCACAAaagcccaagcattttcaattttggactctcttttttgtttttttaaggaCTCATTGgttatttgtaacaaaatcactgatctGCAGATTCAATAAAGattcaaattccaaaaattcaatgaaTAACATTTTGCGTCTTTTTTTtatgtaccagtcaattccaaaactgCCCAATTCACACTCCCCTTCCCTGGGCATACCCCAGGCATGTCACTGGAGTTTCGCTCCATAcagtgggaaatttgattcaaaatGAGGCCCGCCTCATTGAAGGGGATCATTGGCGattttggaattgactggtacattACCTCACAGTGTAGTTACAGGTACATGTAGGACACTCACTTTATTTTTCGTTGATGTATtactattttattgtttatttccAGGGTCAATTTCATCTTGCAAAATCATCCTTGCGTCAAGCACTTGAAGTTGCTCATGCAAACAGTCTTCCATTCTGGCAATTTAAAATCACTTTTCAGTTAGCGGTAAGCTGTTATCaatgaaaaaatattattcttccCCTTTCCTCAACTTGAGTTTAGGCATGATTGtaatttaagcttttttgtAGGATGTTCATGCAAATGATAAAGAATTAAAGACATCAACAGAGGTTCTTGAGTTGGGAGAGAGATTTGCAGAGCAATGTGGCTCACACTACATGAAGTAAGATATAATTCCCCCGTATATTTTGTCTTGAAACGTTGTATGAAAATATCATTGATGGCAATGCAGAAAAATAATAACGCTGTGAATTTCTGCCTTCTGACTTGAAAGGTTCAAAGAATTTTTTGCCATTTGAAttcgttttttattttgacattATTATCCTTATTACTTTATAGGTGTCTGTTTGCTCTAAGCAAAGCTATGGTAGGTCAAAGACAACACGTttaaaatgtttgataatttCACAGTAGCTTTCTTCACCATGATTTTCTTCCCTCTTTCACGTATCTCCATTTCCCCCTCCAATTGAATGGCATGGTGTAAAAAGTCACGACATTTTGGCCTCTTGGAGGTCATTTTTAAGTGCAAGTAACGGTTTTTAAATAGTTTAAAAGGTAAGAATGTAATTAACaataaaatgtgataaaatatgttAATGATAAGTGATGAAATATttataaaattgaaaagaaacatACGAAGCCTAATAAAAACCAATCTAAACAAATAACTTTAAATGGATGGAAACGCactgtttgtttttatagtatTGGTTTCagttctttcttttcaattttatttttaatattttgtcacTTATCATTTACATATTATCGCATTTTATTGTTAATTGCATTCTTAccttttaaactatttttaaaccATTGGTAATATATTAATGctaattttattttgtacttgtgcttgaaaatgacctcggagaggttgAAACATCGTGTCTTTCTATCACTTATTTTTATCACAAAATATATCAAAGAAATTTCTCATCAAGTGTAAAAAGGTCATATAAGGTGATGATTTTGCTGGAGAATCAGTTAACCAGCTCTTTCAAtgtttgaatttatttttttattttttcacggcTTCAATTCTATTGGTTAAGTTGTATGCCAATGAGAAAAATTGTAATCAATGACATCAGCAAAGAGGTCTATTGTCTATTTTTATTTCACTGTCAGTATAAGTACTGTATTGTAGTTTGTTCACGTGTTTTTAGTAAAACCTAAGGAAGAGGACAAGACTTAGATTAGAGAACTCTCCACAAAAAAAGCTGATTGCATTTGGCAGTCAGTTTCTTTGTTGTCAGTATGCATTATTTCCATTTACAGGCATATATGATGATGAAAGAATTAAACCATGCAACTGGGATTCTGTCTATGGTTTCCAATTTCTTGGAGAGGTGGAACATTTCCACTTACCAGCGTGAATCAATTCAAGTGTTTTATTTGCTGTTAAGAGTTTGGAACTTTCTAAAATTGGGGCAGGTAAAGAAATGTAATCACATGTATTAACAGAAAAATAAGTAGCTCACATCATTATACAGTATATAACACTTCGAGGAAAGTGTGCCCATACAGTATTTATGTACGGGTTGTGAGTAAGTCACAAGTTGAATGAGTGAGCACAGCGAACAGGTGagtttctgatacaaaaacaacgagcccataaataatgtacaaaacactttccatgtggtattttgtttattatgtACATGCACATACTTATatagacattcatcattttgccagccttttatttcaaatctttctaAGATGCTGAAATTTGCCACTTCAGTACCCTGATAAAGAAAATGTAgtataataatcaagaaaaaagtttGGTAAAAATCATAATGAGGGTAtaaaggatatgaggtaattcAGGAATTACAagtaattttatttaacttttaagATGTAGAACTTTTAGTCAGAGTGGCTTAACACACAGtgaggttttaaaaaagttccTTTAACGGTATTTTGACTTTCACatgtttatattcttttttccaGGCAAAGAGTGTAAGACCATATCTGAAGCAACTCCAACAATCAATACAACTGTTGACAACCCTTCATCCTGATGGTaacatttctttaaatttacaGCAAAACGTTTGGATAAAGTAATGATAGCAGATACTCAAATGTCATGAAGGACCACTAATATAATGTCATTACATGTAAGAGGTCAAGACTCAATTCCAGCCCAAATCATTCTAAAAGTAAACTGGTCGATGAACATGCCATGATCATGACAAAAGTACATGGAAGATGCTTGCTCCAAGTGATGGGTTCCTGATGTGCCACCAAGTTTCTAGCTGCTAGAAATGATTATTAAAACAACCATTACTTGTAAGTTTGAAGTATCTGAAGTGTCATCTGCATGGCCAAAGAAATGAGATCAACTACAACACTGTTGAATGCTCCCCAAAAGCCTTTTGGTTCTATATCGAGTACTTTACTGAGTTTCTATTTACTCTAACATAATTATCATGATGTGCATTTCAGAGTCACAAATTCATGAAGCTGAACGATTTGAATGGCTTACCAAGGAACATCTTTGTGTCCTGGTGTATCTGGTAAGGATGCAGCTAAAGCAGAATACCATTCAATATTCTCTAGAGTTGTGTCCATTGAATTTGAAAAGAAGAATTTGACTGTGCATCTGCTGCTTTTCTTGCATCAGTGTTGCGTAAGATAATTAAGTTTATATTGACTTAAGCACAAGAGAAAGCTTGATAAGTTTAATGTCTTTTaactaacaaaataatgtttattGTCAATCTCAATAAACTTATTAAAGTAGTAATAAAATGGGCTGGCAAATGGCAATGATAGATCTGACATGGCAATAAGTTTGCTTTGTAATATTAAGagtgaaaatgttttgatcttttccaGGTGACAGTGATGCACTCAATGTATTCAGGTTATATGGAGAAAGCAATAAAATACAGTGAAAAAGCTCTTGTACAAGTTGATCGCTTAAATGGTAAGTTTCAATATTGTGAGCAAGAGCAAGTATTGACCAACTCTTACTTTGGATTTTGTTTACTGTGAGCTGtacacagggctgtcactaagatttcaagttgccaggtatttGCAGTTAGTAGGTGGGAAACTGAACAGCCAGGAAGTTCTTTTGAtctcattttccttttgtttcctacaAAAATAGCAAGGTGTCATGCTCATAGTAACCGGGGGAAATCCCTGcctcctcccccaccccccccccccccagcccaTATTGACAGCCCTGTGTTGTGCAGATATAAAATAATTTACTATGAAACTTGCAAGtggtatttcaaattaactTATGTGCAGGATCATTGAACAGTTACATGTAGTTGTGCTAACTTTGTTGTTGCCTGtatgtttttttgtgtgaaaGCTACCCTATCAAGTTCAGGTCTCTTATCAATGTTCAAGCTTGTGCTTCTGGAACATGTGATCATCTGTAGAATGGTGCAAGGTCATATGCCACAGGCAATAAAAGAGGTACTATCACAATAAAAAGTTCTTAGCTAGAagtcaaaaattattttacaataattttttatattaaacAGGCTGGAGTATGTTATTTAATACATTAAGAGTCCTTCTTCTTAGATACAGTACAGTGTAACTGGTTAGCTTTGAAAGGCAAAATTGGTTTAAATCTGTATGATTAGTGGGGTTATTGTTCCACTACCCAGCTacttttcctttcatctaatcctaagatcctaaaagctttcccaaaaacTTTTCCCATTAAAATGAAGCCTATTAAttcctcagaaaaaaaaatgagacaagaaaagcaatttaagaggggaggagagagaAAGTATTTCAAGGATAAAATCAAGACTGCTGTTTCACTTTTAAATCCAAAAACTATCTTGAACTTTTTCCCTCTGCGCATACCTAAACCTTCTAAGCTAATGATTGCATCTGGATTAGAAGGCCACAAAGTGTACGACCCGTAAAcagctttgtggtaagttttagatCTTTATAGCCatgcagtgaccagaaaaccactgaATAGTTTCAAAATGCGTTTTTTGGTAAAATTCCTAGAGGCAAATGGGTTAAATGCACTGTTTTTCAATTGCAATTCATTCTTGTACAAAATAGTTATTTGTTCttatattatttaattttctgtattttgttgtttcttcAGATTTCTCAAGTGTATCAAATAGCTCAACATGATGGAAAGTTGTTAACTTGTCATCACTCAGTTGTACACACCCTTCTGGTGGGTTGCAATTCCCTACATGAAGTTAAATTAGGTCACTCTGATCTCGACAATGACATTACACTGTGTCATCCAGCTGGTTATCTGATAATGACAAAAAAGcagtgtttctttttgtttatctttgaGAGATTATGCGTCAGGGTAATTAAAAAAACGTGGTCTCTGAGTGAATTAAATTGCAAAGCATTATCTGTCTCATTGTATCAAATAATCCTTAAACTAATAACAATGTGTCGtgatggtgatgacgatgatcatcatcatcatattcttcacatcctacagGAAGCCAGTGTATTCTATTACTTACCAACAAATGTTTAATGTATAATAGATTGTGGGGGGATTGCAGCAGTGGCAAATCCAGGGGAGGGGCATggggccccccttattttttgaccaaaattaggCCCGAAGGGgcgaaacaatttttttggagaccaggccctccccttatctcaggatctggatgaccacccccccacccccacccccctatctgaaggtctggatctgccactttGCAGACTGATGGCAAAAAACACTGGATAatgaaaagaatgatttttttcataaCAGTGATAATTAGACATGCATTCAAGTAAAATTTCTGAAAAGTAAAcatttaataaaaattaatgatacTTTTTGTACCAACTAAGCACTTGATTTCTGCATTAGGGCTTGTATGCCATGTCCATGAATCTGATGGATTCAGCTGAGAAGCAGTTCAATGTGGCTCTAGAGGTAAAGTTtgctttgtcatttttattcgGAATGATTCTATTTTTGAGGTTGCTACTTTCTGGCCTGATGTTTTTGTTAACGCATGTATTTAATACTTGCACAGTGTATGTTGTAGCCTTGAGTATCATCCGTAGGCTATGcagtgtatatgttgtagtttaaaataaaataagattaAAATATTTAAACCATGGTTGATTCTTGTCTCCAAGCCCTAATGGTAATTGACAAATAAAGGACACAAATGAAATTGAGTATCAACCTAGGCTTCAAACTTTTAACCTGGATTACCCTGTAAGTTTGACCCAAAACCTGTACATAATAAATACTACTTATTAAccgagagtgaggtcattacagggaaatctcagactgaggccttgatgtattgaccgagCAATAGGTCTGAGATTTCCTTGTAATGCCTGAACAGATGAgctatttattatatggccttttcCTTATGGACCTGATCCTGCGATCAGTTAAAACCAACATctggtcagcagataactttgaaaaaacacttcacctcaatgagttgtacacttgagccTGCAATACAGTCAGGTGACATTGGGTAGCGGATGCCCTTTTTGACATCTGTCAATTGACCGTAACATATATGTCCATAAGGGTaactatcaagttaaacacagattgtatatggTTTGGACACCTACAGGTAGCTAGTAATGCctggtcattacaagaaaataatgcctggtcattacaagaaaacagccaatcagagtgcagttactattgtagccatatgaTAGGCTAAGTTATAGAACGTATTTACATGACACCacagtggccatattggtgttccaaaacaatgaaacggtagccattttggtgttccactcaaatcctctgggagttggactcttttcttatgtaaaaaatttcttttgttcccataaatttgcatagatgctggccacgcgAGTGAATAAGCTCTATTGTATTGTCTATAATTATCAACAATACAattttcatgatataatcattGGATTAGCTCTGAATTAGCACTGCTGCAACAAACTGATAGTAACAGGTTGTATAATGACTTCATCATAGTCTTCTTCTTCTCTAGCTGTTGTGTTGTTTAAGAAGTTAGGCCACGACTTTTGCCTTAGTTTGGGGATGGAAATATTGTCATTGGtctttttattttagtattatcatacattttttgttaaaatttgtgTATGTCTGGTCCAGAGGAAACAGTTTGTATATAAATAAAGTATAATAGTATACTTTTACTGAGTGATTATTTGTTTTCACAGTCCTGTGGACAACCAGAACTCAGAAACTTCATTGGATTAAATCTGGCTATCATTTACATACGATCTGGTATTGGAGCCGACAGAAGAATGGAGGTCAGAAATTAAAGATGTTCATGCTAAATGTGTATTAGCATACTTACTGTGCAAGGTCCTGACAGGCATGTGCCATGTCCTAAGCAGAGAATCTAAGGACTTGGCTGTAGTTTGTTCTGTTAACCCTTTAATATAAGTCCCAAGTGAAGTCAACTTGAACTTTTTCCTAACAACACCAGTACATTATAAAGAGAGAAGGTTATTGGAAGTAATATAGTGATcaccaaaaagaaaatgtatttatcttttattaaattctctcttctaatgcatcagtcaattccacctgcacccaggccccccccccccccccggctgaCCCCCGGGAATTAGTGAATTAGGGcacaggtggaattgactgatgcattaattcttaaaagaaaatatacaaGTCATGGAGATCAGTTTTGATCAGATGCAGTAAACCTTACAGTTCAACAAATGGTTAAAACATGCACTTAGTGAAGTTTAAAAGTTTTCCTTCTGCTCACAGATGCAACATCATTGTTCATCATTGTCCAACATCACTTCCATTGTTTAAACTTGTGGCCATTGTGCCAGGGTGAAAATAATAATgtgtttattttaataacagGATCACGCAAAGTTACCAATTGGACCAATTTTGTTGAGATACTCACTAATACCAAAATGAGACCAAGACTTTTGCACTTTAGACTTATTTTGGGCAATTAGGGTTGTctttttttggtgttttattttttctttggcttattttttaaaactggttTGCATGAATTATTTCAAACCAATACCTTCAAACTAGTTTGTTTGGTTACTGTGTGCATGGTAATATCAACTTATTCACCCTTGAATCACCCATAACCGCCCAGGAGGATCCACATCCCTTCTACCgtttgtgatgtcatcagttgTAATGTTCCAGGGCAACTTTGTCTGCTAACTTATGCAGAGTGaaaagatctttcaaaccataccagaatgagcatgATTCGGTCACAGAGGCCATAGAAAAAGAGACGATGTAAtgttgacctgaaaatctccatggaAATCTTGTTCTAGTACCCATCTACTGTACCTTTCCTTTCAtgtaatccta encodes:
- the LOC140936996 gene encoding MAU2 chromatid cohesion factor homolog isoform X1, encoding MAALSSYDASYSGLLGLAETFRTSNPPKIKQCIQCLQSVFHFQPSAAIQARTHLQLGRLLQRYTKNTDMARSHLEKAVVLAQSLGTGFEEVHLEAMCILTDVYKEQGQFHLAKSSLRQALEVAHANSLPFWQFKITFQLADVHANDKELKTSTEVLELGERFAEQCGSHYMKCLFALSKAMAYMMMKELNHATGILSMVSNFLERWNISTYQRESIQVFYLLLRVWNFLKLGQAKSVRPYLKQLQQSIQLLTTLHPDESQIHEAERFEWLTKEHLCVLVYLVTVMHSMYSGYMEKAIKYSEKALVQVDRLNATLSSSGLLSMFKLVLLEHVIICRMVQGHMPQAIKEISQVYQIAQHDGKLLTCHHSVVHTLLGLYAMSMNLMDSAEKQFNVALESCGQPELRNFIGLNLAIIYIRSGIGADRRMELENLLAKISPDQMPVSSLSHQAGYYYVRGLQSFFEQRFMDAKKYLRETLKLANPEDLNRLSACSLVLLGNTFFTLRMSQDALDMALPASQLASRIPDPYIHMWAASLLRDLYGLMGDPVTASDYYQIHNSCTKKLLDNHMQAGQMPEHRLTEWTGSISPSKQQTAANQTGLLTIFPQAGPSSVM
- the LOC140936996 gene encoding MAU2 chromatid cohesion factor homolog isoform X3; amino-acid sequence: MIYISLFDLVVNQLGTGFEEVHLEAMCILTDVYKEQGQFHLAKSSLRQALEVAHANSLPFWQFKITFQLADVHANDKELKTSTEVLELGERFAEQCGSHYMKCLFALSKAMAYMMMKELNHATGILSMVSNFLERWNISTYQRESIQVFYLLLRVWNFLKLGQAKSVRPYLKQLQQSIQLLTTLHPDESQIHEAERFEWLTKEHLCVLVYLVTVMHSMYSGYMEKAIKYSEKALVQVDRLNATLSSSGLLSMFKLVLLEHVIICRMVQGHMPQAIKEISQVYQIAQHDGKLLTCHHSVVHTLLGLYAMSMNLMDSAEKQFNVALESCGQPELRNFIGLNLAIIYIRSGIGADRRMELENLLAKISPDQMPVSSLSHQAGYYYVRGLQSFFEQRFMDAKKYLRETLKLANPEDLNRLSACSLVLLGNTFFTLRMSQDALDMALPASQLASRIPDPYIHMWAASLLRDLYGLMGDPVTASDYYQIHNSCTKKLLDNHMQAGQMPEHRLTEWTGSISPSKQQTAANQTGLLTIFPQAGPSSVM
- the LOC140936996 gene encoding MAU2 chromatid cohesion factor homolog isoform X2, which produces MAALSSYDASYSGLLGLAETFRTSNPPKIKQCIQCLQSVFHFQPSAAIQARTHLQLGRLLQRYTKNTDMARSHLEKAVVLAQSLGTGFEEVHLEAMCILTDVYKEQGQFHLAKSSLRQALEVAHANSLPFWQFKITFQLADVHANDKELKTSTEVLELGERFAEQCGSHYMKCLFALSKAMAKSVRPYLKQLQQSIQLLTTLHPDESQIHEAERFEWLTKEHLCVLVYLVTVMHSMYSGYMEKAIKYSEKALVQVDRLNATLSSSGLLSMFKLVLLEHVIICRMVQGHMPQAIKEISQVYQIAQHDGKLLTCHHSVVHTLLGLYAMSMNLMDSAEKQFNVALESCGQPELRNFIGLNLAIIYIRSGIGADRRMELENLLAKISPDQMPVSSLSHQAGYYYVRGLQSFFEQRFMDAKKYLRETLKLANPEDLNRLSACSLVLLGNTFFTLRMSQDALDMALPASQLASRIPDPYIHMWAASLLRDLYGLMGDPVTASDYYQIHNSCTKKLLDNHMQAGQMPEHRLTEWTGSISPSKQQTAANQTGLLTIFPQAGPSSVM